A single region of the Hoeflea prorocentri genome encodes:
- a CDS encoding autotransporter outer membrane beta-barrel domain-containing protein encodes MRKGRTVRSVVAAFLMQTGIAGLPIAKAQDVVIPSGTTVFTTQTIANPEDTLTVEDGGAIDTSGSSGDGVDASGDNQTVKNQGKITVIENGISSTAQNVVISNTGTITTEISPLINDDIGIGIYSDGDAAHIENTGAITAVNYGIRSKKGDAKIINTGRIDALNHGIRSDGENAMVINYGTVNGDSQGVVVGIHAIRSGGASSVVANYGTLLSQDDGIFYVGDNAVISNYGVIKPGGWGIGSQGDSSKIINAGTILAGNGDGAINLVGMESELILQPGSVLVGDIAFFGISETLTLDPGHNLVLRYQGAFSNLNTSMPVIHDSGDMMIYSVDPTGFALSQSFIQTMAGAVHETVRSGSASDSSTGSAVFGFDNAGSDQAAENRSGWVAAFGGYQTQNGLGAVTGGNQAYGGITTGGGIDDGERSIGAFLGSSYSQLKTDAGSQEIDAASFLGGLYFAHPFGETFRITGSVLGGYTRFNSDRIIANNTIAGGLETAVADYSGYVISPSVTLAHTLTERTEVSIGGYYAGLFIDGYNETGSSTNLTVSSRDIHIAAVRLQARYLAYQQQTNKGHLTVETWAGVDGNFLLGGDAVGVQLAGTPLSFPATFAKASAIGFAGIGFNHTPSIGNWSVNTSLEGRFGTEGYAEITAAASAFLRF; translated from the coding sequence TTGCGTAAAGGAAGAACGGTACGTTCCGTTGTCGCCGCGTTTTTGATGCAAACCGGCATTGCCGGCCTACCGATCGCAAAGGCCCAGGACGTGGTGATACCGTCTGGAACCACCGTCTTTACGACGCAGACAATCGCGAATCCGGAAGACACCCTGACCGTCGAAGACGGCGGCGCGATCGATACGTCCGGCAGCAGTGGCGACGGCGTCGATGCCAGCGGAGACAATCAGACTGTTAAGAACCAGGGAAAGATCACGGTCATAGAAAACGGGATCTCCAGCACCGCACAGAATGTGGTTATCAGCAACACCGGCACAATCACCACGGAGATTTCGCCGCTCATCAATGACGACATAGGCATCGGCATTTATTCGGATGGGGATGCGGCGCACATAGAGAATACGGGTGCAATCACGGCCGTGAATTACGGCATACGTTCAAAGAAGGGCGACGCAAAAATCATCAACACGGGAAGGATCGATGCGCTGAACCATGGCATACGCTCGGATGGCGAAAATGCGATGGTCATCAACTATGGCACCGTGAACGGAGACTCCCAGGGCGTTGTGGTGGGTATTCACGCGATCCGGTCCGGCGGCGCATCGTCCGTTGTCGCCAATTACGGGACGCTCCTTTCCCAGGATGACGGCATCTTCTACGTCGGCGACAACGCCGTCATCAGCAATTACGGCGTCATAAAACCGGGCGGATGGGGCATCGGTTCCCAGGGAGATAGTTCCAAGATTATCAATGCCGGAACCATCCTGGCAGGCAACGGCGATGGCGCCATCAATCTCGTCGGGATGGAGAGCGAGCTCATCCTGCAGCCGGGTTCGGTGCTTGTCGGTGACATCGCCTTTTTCGGTATCAGCGAAACGCTCACGCTTGATCCGGGTCACAACCTGGTCCTTCGCTACCAGGGCGCTTTCTCGAATCTGAACACATCAATGCCTGTCATACACGACAGCGGCGATATGATGATCTACAGCGTGGACCCGACCGGCTTTGCACTTTCACAGTCTTTCATTCAAACGATGGCGGGCGCAGTACATGAAACCGTGCGTTCGGGTTCTGCCAGTGACAGCTCCACGGGTTCTGCAGTTTTTGGCTTCGACAATGCGGGATCTGATCAGGCTGCAGAAAACCGGAGCGGCTGGGTCGCCGCCTTTGGCGGCTATCAGACACAAAATGGTTTAGGTGCAGTCACCGGCGGCAATCAGGCCTATGGGGGCATCACCACCGGCGGCGGCATTGACGATGGGGAGCGGTCGATTGGTGCCTTCCTCGGGAGTTCCTATTCACAGCTTAAGACGGACGCCGGCAGCCAGGAAATCGATGCCGCATCCTTTCTTGGCGGGCTCTATTTCGCCCATCCGTTTGGAGAGACCTTCCGGATCACCGGGTCGGTCCTCGGAGGCTATACGAGATTCAATTCGGACCGTATCATCGCCAATAATACCATCGCCGGTGGCTTGGAGACGGCCGTTGCCGACTACAGCGGCTATGTCATCTCACCCTCGGTGACGCTCGCACATACACTCACCGAGCGCACGGAGGTGAGCATCGGCGGATACTATGCCGGCCTCTTTATCGACGGCTACAATGAAACCGGATCGTCCACCAACCTGACGGTGTCCAGCCGCGACATTCACATCGCGGCTGTTCGGTTGCAGGCCAGATATCTGGCGTACCAGCAGCAGACGAACAAAGGACATCTCACCGTTGAAACGTGGGCAGGGGTCGACGGCAATTTTCTTCTTGGTGGCGATGCCGTCGGCGTGCAACTGGCAGGGACGCCGCTGAGTTTTCCAGCAACCTTCGCCAAGGCGTCGGCGATAGGTTTTGCCGGTATCGGCTTCAATCACACTCCGAGCATCGGCAACTGGTCAGTCAACACATCGCTTGAGGGGCGATTTGGCACGGAAGGCTATGCGGAAATCACAGCCGCCGCATCCGCATTCTTGCGGTTTTAG
- a CDS encoding patatin-like phospholipase family protein, translating into MRRFFRFIITLLGILVLALLAYGVTGYVYSRHVAEYEDTLQAWPERADFEAPVPIKTDDPRRVRILAIEGGALFGLADLEVLKAIEEKSGKPIYELFDFVAGSSTGAMISTLLLYPEAKSGRPMSAAEAIDAYNRLSGRILDGPLYHKILTGFGVFGPALTNDGRIAIARDMTGEARFRDLLRPVMFPAYSQKTSGLKVFRNWDETEANLFLWSLITAVTSVPSVFPAVFLAGDGPKPYFYGDPALISNEPADLAYLHARTHLPKAEEFVVVALGTVRDFSISEDTGIRGGLLQWFRPAFSLLYRGETNISRGALERHAAFESEVDISLTVLSPVVPAGTSSFDFSPDNRQRIRQAGLDFVNGNQALIDDLINILTGETAKPGRTGN; encoded by the coding sequence GTGAGAAGGTTCTTCCGCTTCATCATAACACTGCTGGGCATTCTCGTTCTTGCCCTGTTGGCCTATGGCGTGACGGGATATGTCTACAGCCGCCATGTGGCCGAATACGAGGATACGCTCCAGGCCTGGCCGGAGCGGGCCGATTTTGAGGCGCCCGTACCGATCAAGACTGACGATCCGCGCAGGGTCCGGATTCTGGCAATTGAAGGCGGCGCACTCTTCGGTTTGGCCGATCTTGAAGTGCTCAAGGCGATCGAGGAAAAATCAGGAAAGCCGATCTACGAGTTGTTCGATTTCGTCGCCGGCTCTTCGACAGGCGCCATGATCTCCACGCTTCTTCTCTATCCCGAGGCCAAAAGCGGTCGGCCGATGAGCGCGGCGGAGGCGATCGATGCCTATAACCGTTTATCCGGACGGATTCTCGATGGTCCGCTATACCACAAGATCCTGACCGGTTTCGGCGTCTTTGGACCGGCGCTGACCAATGACGGGCGGATTGCCATTGCAAGAGATATGACGGGCGAGGCGCGTTTTCGCGATCTGCTGCGTCCCGTCATGTTTCCTGCCTATTCCCAAAAGACGAGCGGCCTGAAGGTCTTCCGCAACTGGGACGAGACTGAGGCCAATCTCTTCCTGTGGTCGCTGATCACCGCCGTTACCAGTGTACCGAGCGTCTTCCCCGCCGTGTTTCTGGCCGGCGATGGCCCCAAACCCTATTTCTACGGCGACCCGGCACTGATTTCCAATGAGCCGGCTGATCTTGCCTATCTCCATGCGCGTACGCATCTGCCCAAGGCCGAGGAGTTCGTCGTCGTTGCCCTCGGGACGGTCCGGGATTTCTCCATTTCAGAGGACACGGGTATCAGGGGCGGCCTACTGCAGTGGTTCAGGCCTGCCTTTTCGCTTCTTTACCGCGGCGAGACGAACATAAGCCGGGGCGCGCTCGAACGTCATGCGGCTTTCGAATCCGAGGTCGATATATCGCTGACAGTCCTCTCGCCAGTCGTGCCCGCCGGTACCAGCAGTTTTGATTTCTCGCCGGACAACAGGCAACGGA